The Pseudomonas sp. KU26590 genomic sequence CCGATGTGGTCGTGGGTTTGCGGCACCAGCACGTTGGCCAGCCCCGGCTGCGAGTAGTCCGGCTTCTCCTTGTCGCGCAGCCAGGTCGGCCAGTAGGGCGGAGCCATGGTGTTGACGCCGTAGCCGTCCGGCGTCAAGGCGCTCGGGCCGAATTGCGGCGGGCCGGTCATGGCGCTGGCCGGTGATTTCTCCAGCGGCTTGAGTCGATAGTCCAGCGGATCGCTGCTTTCCAGCGCGGCGATCTGCGACTTGGCCGGGGAGTTCGCCGCGTCCGGGTAGAAGGGCGCCCGGGCCGAGATCAGGTACTGGTGGTTGAGGAACGATCCGCCGAAGGCGCCCTGGAAGAAGTTGTCGCAGAGCACGAACTCTTTGGCGACGTCCCACAAGCGCAGGGAATATTGGGTCTGGGCGTAGTAGCCCATGGTCAGACCGCCGGAGTCTGCCCAGGCCACGAAAGCGTCGTTCTTGCCACCGTTGATCTGCATCTGGTTCTGATAGAACACGTGCCACAGGTCGCGGGTGACGATGCTCAGTGGCAGGTCCTCGCCGCTTGGACCTTTGAGGGGGAAGGGTGCGTTGGGCAGGTTTTCCTGGTACTGCACGCCTGTGGCGTAGGTCACGCCGTCGACGCTCTGCGGGCCGATCTGGCAGACGCCACCCCAGCACTGCGGCAGGGTGTCGAGGACCTTGCCGTCACGGTCACGCTGGCGGTACTGGTCGGCTTTCACGGCGGAGAGCGGCTGCTCAACGCCGGGGAAATTGGCAAACAGGTTATTGAAGCTGCGGTTCTCGCCGTAGATGACCACGATGGTTTTGACGTTGTCCTGCAGCGCCTTGTCCAGCGCCGGGCCGGTCAGCATGGTGGCCGTTGCAGGCTTGCCTTCAACGGCTGCTTCGGCCGCGCCCACCACGCCACTGAGGGTTGCACCAGCGCCCAGTACCGCAACGCCCCCAAGGAAGCGCCGGCGGCTGCCATCCACCGGCGCCTGAGTGGTTGAAGCCTGTGCTGGATCTTCCGGTTTCTTGCTCATGGCGGGGCGCTCGCAGGTCAAGTTGTTACAACATATGTCGCCGGAGCCTAGCGAGGGAATATGACGGGATTGCTACAGCGATAGGCGACGTCCGATTTGTGTTGTGCCACCCAATGCTTTCCCGGCTAAAGCCGGTCCCACATAGAAAGTCGCAGCCGGCCCCACTGAGTGCGCGCGATCTTTTAGTGGGACCGGATTTAGCCGGGAAGAGGCGAGCGCGGGTGACATCAAATTAGCGGTGTGACGCAAGACGCCTTCCCGGCTAAAGCCAGTCCTACAAGGAAGGCGCCAGCATGTACGCCATCAGTCTCGCGGTGCGTCACATGACGCCTTCCCGGCTGAAGCCGGTCCCACAGTCGGCACCGGTCCCACCTAGAAAGTCGCAGCCGGGCACACAATAGAAAAGCGGCGCAGCCTCAATAGGGATCGTCCGGATTACCCGAATGCACCTGATACCGCTCGACAATCCGCTCAATCTCCCCGGACATCTTCATCCTCAGCAGCGTGCGCATGATCCGCTGGGCCGGCACGCTCGGGTCGTTGCGGGCGACGCAGCCCACTGGCTGTTCATCGATGACCCACACGGGCCTGAGTTTCTCGTCGGCTTTCCGGTCGCGGTTGTACCAGTCCAGCGACCACTGTGTGTCAACTGCATAACGGTAGCGGTGGGCCGAGAGCTTTTGCAGAACCTGCTCCTGCAACCTCGCGTCTTCGCGGATAAGATCCCGGGTGGCAAACAGCGGGTCCAGCACAGGATAGGAGTAGCCCAGCACCGTACCGATGTGATCGCCGAGAATTGCGCTCAACTGAAAGGGTGCGGTGTCGTAGGCGCTGCCGACCATCACATTGCGCTGGGTCAGCAGCGGCAGGCTCCAGGTGTAGTCGCCGGACATATCCGGCAACCAGGACTGCGCGGCGTAGCAGCGCACATCGACTTCACCGCGCTCGGTCGCCGCCTGTATGCGCATCCGTGGATAAACGCGGTACTGAGCGGTCTGGCCGATCTGTCGGGCCAGGCTTTCCATGATGTCAAAAAGAATGCCGGCCTCGGGCCCGCTGCTGCCCACCTGCATCAGCGGCATCGACCAGCTGTCAGCCACGGCAAAGCGCAACGGCGGGCCTTCTGCAGCCGCAGTCGCGCTCAACAGCCCCATGGCACTCATTACCCACACTCGCATTCGGATCCCTCGAAGTAACAGTGCGACGTTTCAGGCCTGCTGTGTCTTCGCAATCCAGGTGCGGAACCTTGTGAGGGAACCATCTCGCGGAGCCGTGTTGCGGAGTCAGGCCAGCCATAATAGCGATAAGCGTCGGACACCAGATGCAATTTTGCCCCTGCTCCGCTAGCATTGGCGGTCTTCCGCAACCCAGTCGCGACGGTTTTCAATGAGTTATCAGGTTCTTGCACGTAAATGGCGTCCGCGCTCGTTCCGCGAAATGGTCGGCCAGACCCATGTGCTCAAGGCCCTGATCAACGCGCTGGACAGTCAGCGCCTGCACCACGCCTATTTATTCACCGGCACGCGGGGGGTCGGCAAGACCACCATTGCACGGATCATCGCCAAGTGCCTGAACTGTGAAACGGGTATCACTTCAACGCCCTGCGGCGAATGTTCGGTGTGCCGCGAGATCGACGAGGGCCGCTTTGTCGACCTGATCGAGATCGACGCCGCCAGCCGTACCAAGGTCGAAGACACCCGCGAGCTGCTCGACAACGTGCAATACGCACCCAGTCGCGGCCGCTTCAAGGTCTACCTGATCGACGAAGTGCACATGCTCTCCAGCCACTCGTTCAATGCGTTGCTCAAAACGCTGGAAGAGCCGCCGCCCTACGTCAAGTTCATCCTCGCGACCACCGATCCGCAGAAGCTGCCTGCGACGATTCTGTCGCGCTGCCTGCAGTTCTCCCTGAAAAACATGACCCCTGAGCGTGTGGTCGAGCACCTGACCCACGTATTGGGCGTGGAGAATGTTCCGTTCGAAGACGACGCGCTGTGGCTGCTGGGTCGCGCTGCCGATGGTTCGATGCGTGACGCCATGAGCCTGACCGATCAGGCGATTGCCTTCGGCGAAGGCAAGGTGCTGGCGGCCGACGTGCGCGCCATGCTCGGCACGCTGGATCACGGTCAGGTGTTCGATGTGCTCGCGGCGTTGATCGAGGGCGATGCCCGCTCGTTGCTTGAAGCCGTGCGCCATCTGGCCGAGCAGGGGCCTGACTGGAGCGGCGTGCTCTCGGAGATCCTCAACGTGCTGCACCGGGTCGCCATCGCCCAGGCGCTGCCTGAAGGGGTTGATAACGGCCACGGCGACCGGGATCGCGTGCTGGCGCTGGCCCAGGCGCTCCCCGCCGAAGATGTGCAGTTCTATTACCAGATGGGCCTGATCGGTCGCCGTGATTTGCCGTTGGCGCCGGACCCCCGTGGCGGTTTCGAGATGGTCCTGCTGCGCATGCTGGCGTTCCGGCCGGCAGATGCCGACAACGCGCCGACCCAGCCGTTAAAGTCAGTGGGGATCAACCCGGCCACGGTTGATTCCCGGACAGCGGTGGCGAGTTCAGCATCCGCAGCATCCAACCCCGTCACCGCCCCGTCGCCAGCGCCTGTTATCGACAAGCCTGCTCCGGTGGCCGTGCCTGACGCTCAACCTGCGCCAGCGGCCGTGGCGGAGGAAGAAGTAGATCTTCCGTGGAACGAGCCAAAAGTCGCGCCGCCAGCCACTGCTAACGAGCCCGAATCAGAGCCGTCTGCGCAGCCTGCTTCAGAATCCGTCGCCGAGATTCCCGAGCCCGTCCTCGATACCGTCGCCGAGCAGCCGGATCTGACGCCAATGCCGGCGCCAGCCCCCGCGAGCCCGGTGCCCGACGCGCCCGAAGTCGCATCGTCAGAGCAGTTGCAAGCCGCCGCCGACGCCGTGACGCCGCAGATGATCGAGCACGTGCCTGACGCCGCACCTTACGTGCCGGCGCCGATGGAGCGCGATGACGAGCCGCCGCCCGATGATGACTACAACGAGCCGGACATCGACATCGATCCGGCGTCGTTCGCTTACCTCGATGACCTGGCCCACGAAGCTGTCGAAGCGGTGGAGAAGGAGCCCGAGCTGCTGCCGGCCTCCAAGCCTGCCACCGGTCTTGCGGCGGACTGGCTGGAGCTGTTCCCGAAACTGCCGATCTCCGGCATGACCGGCAGCATCGCCGCCAACTGCACGCTGATTTCGGTGGAAGGCGACAACTGGCTGCTGCACCTTGATCCGGCCCACAGCGCGCTGTTCAACTCGACCCAGCAGCGCCGCTTGAATGACGCGCTGAACCAATACCATGAACGCACCCTCAACCTGAGTATCGAACTGATCAAGCCCGAGCAGGAAACCCCGGCTCAGGCAGCGGCGCGCCGGCGTGCCGATCGGCAGAAGCAGGCCGAGGCGGCGATTCACGGCGATCCGTTCATCCAGCAGATGATGCAGCAGTTCGGTGCGTCGATCCGCGAGGATACGATTGCGCCGGTGGATGCGCCGGCACAGGCGCCGGTTTAGCGCCAACGATTTTCGGGGGCGCTAAGCTGATGGGGCGCCCCGTATTGTTCAATGACTTTCTATCCAATGACTTCCGAGGAGTAACTCCCATGATGAAAGGTGGCATGGCAGGCCTGATGAAGCAGGCTCAGCAGATGCAGGAAAAAATGGCCAAGATGCAGGAAGAGCTGGCCAACGCTGAAGTGACGGGCCAATCCGGCGCCGGTCTGGTCAGCGTGGTCATGACCGGGCGTCACGACGTCAAGCGCGTCAGCCTGGACGACAGCCTGATGCAAGAAGAGAAGGAAATTCTCGAAGACCTGATCGCTGCAGCCGTCAACGACGCCGTGCGCAAGATCGAAGCGGCCAGCCAGGAAAAGACCGCCAGCATGACAGCCGGCATGCAGCTGCCGCCGGGCATGAAAATGCCGTTCTGATCGAGCGGCTTTTGCGACACCCGAATGCCAGGCCCTCGTGCCTGGCATTCTTGTTTGGGGACGGCGCCAAGTCCGCCCCGCATTACGCGCGTCATATGGAGCCCCACATCCGACCGAACGCGTCTCGCTGCCGACGGTCTGCTTTCTATACCCTCGCAACCCTTCATCATGGAGCCCATTCCGATGACGCAAGAATTGATCCTCAACCAGCGCGTAGTCCTGGCGTCCCGTCCCCAAGGCGCACCGACCCCGGAAAACTTCCGTCTCGAGCGCGAGGCGCTGCCTGACCTGCAAGACGGCCAAGTGCAGTTGCGCACGCTCTATCTGTCCCTTGATCCCTACATGCGTGGTCGCATGAGCGACGCCCCGTCCTATGCGGCGCCGGTGGAAATCGACGCGGTTATGGAAGGCGGCGCAGTCAGCGTGGTGGAGCAGTCGCGCAATCCGAAATTCAAGGAAGGCGATCTGGTGGTCGGTCAGACCGGCTGGCAGACCCACAGCATTTCCGACGGCAGCAACCTGTTGATGGCGCCGAAAGACCTGCCCAGCCCGTCAATGGCCGTGGGCGTGCTCGGCATGCCGGGCATCACCGGTTACATGGGCTTGATGGACATCGGCAAGCCGCAAGCGGGCGAGACCTTGGTCGTCGCTGCGGCTTCGGGGGCAGTCGGCTCTGTGGTCGGCCAAGTGGCCAAGCTCAACGGCCTGCGCGTCGTGGGCGTTGCCGGTGGTGAAGACAAGTGCCGTTACGTGGTCGACGAGCTGGGCTTCGACGCCTGCATCGATCACCGCAGTGATGATTTCGCCGAGCAGCTGAAAGCAGCTGTTCCGAACGGCATCGACATCTATTTCGAACTGGTCGGCGGCAAGGTGCTGGAAGCGGTCATACCGCTGCTCAACGAACGTGCGCGAGTGCCGTTGTGCGGGTTGATCGCCCATTACAACGCGCAGAGCGAGCCAGAGGGGCCGAATCGGCTGCCGCTGTTGATGCGTACGCTGCTGACCAAGCGCGCGAAGATTCAGGGCTTCATCGTCTACGAAGAGTATTACCACCGCCTGGAAGAATTCATGCAGGCCATGATTCCGCTGGTGAAGGACGGCAAGGTGAAATTCCGCGAAGACGTGGTGGAAGGTCTGGAGAACGCGCCGGATGCGTTCATTGGCCTGCTCGACGGCAAGAACTTCGGCAAGCTGGTGGTCAAGGTCTCATGACCCTGATTTGACGGTAATCAGAGGCGCGGGTATAAACCGCGTCTCGTGTTTTTGTCGGACGTTTCTCCAATGAGCTTCAGCCCCCTGATTCGCCAGTTGATCGACTCCCTGCGCATCCTGCCCGGCGTCGGTCAGAAAACCGCCCAGCGTATGGCGTTGCAGCTGCTGGAGCGCGATCGCAGCGGTGGCTCGCGTCTGTCCCAGGCGCTGAGTCAGGCGATGGAAGGCGTCGGTCACTGCAAACAATGCCGCACCCTCACCGAAGAAGAACTCTGTCCGCAGTGCTCGGACGTCCGGCGCGACGACACGTTGCTGTGCGTGGTCGAGGGTCCGATGGACGTGTATGCGGTGGAGCAGACCGGTTACCGGGGGCGCTACTTCGTGCTCAAGGGGCATCTGTCGCCGCTGGACGGTCTGGGGCCTGAGGCCATTGGCATCCCGCAGCTGGTGGCGCGGATCGAAGAGCAGGCCTCGTTCACCGAAGTCATCCTCGCCACCAACCCGACGGTTGAAGGCGAAGCGACGGCGCATTACATCGCCCAGTTGCTCACCAACAAAGGCCTCATCACTTCACGGATCGCCCACGGCGTACCGCTGGGTGGCGAGCTGGAACTGGTCGACGGCGGCACGCTCGCCCACTCGTTCGCAGGGCGCAAGCCGATTCAGTTGTAGTCAAAACCCCGGTCTTCAAGCTACTGGATATCTGTCGGAGCGAGCTCGGATGTAGGACCGGCTTTAGCCGGGAAGGCGGCAGGTGTCACACCCCGAATCCAGGGTGCCCACACTGGCCCATTCCCGGCTGAAGCCGGTCCTACAGACACCCCGCGCACTTAGTGGGAATGGCTTTAGCCGCCAAGGCGCCGGGGCATCCGCCCGACATCTCAAGCCCTGTACAAGGTGACGCGGAGCGTCACGGGACGCATGTCCACGCAAAGCGTGGGCACGATCAAGTAGAACCGATCGCCCGAGGTAGTCGCGGCGTTATTTATCCGTCAACGCAAACTCGGTCAGGCAGAACGTCGGGATTGCCATGTCGCGCAGGCGTTGTGAGCCGCCCAGCTCAGGCAGGTCGATGATCGCGGCGGCTTCGTGAACCTTGGCGCCCATGCGGCGGATCAGGTTGGCGGCGGCGACCAGGGTGCCACCGGTGGCGATCAGGTCATCGAACATCACCACCGAATCACCGTCGCACAGGCTGTCGGCGTGGACTTCCAGCAGCGCTTCGCCGTACTCGGTCTGATAGGCCTCGGCCAGCACGTCGGCCGGCAATTTCCCTTGCTTGCGAAACAGCACCAGCGGTTTGTTCAGTTCGTAGGCGACGATCGAGCCGATGAGAAACCCGCGTGCGTCCATGGCGCCGACGTGGGTGAACTCGGCATCGATGTAACGCTGGATGAAGCTGTCGATGACCAGGCGCAGGGCCTTGGGTGACTGGAACAGAGGGGTGATGTCACGAAAAATCACGCCGGGTTTGGGGAAGTCCACCACGGGGCGGATGAGGGATTTGATGCTCAATTCGTCGAAAATCATAAGGATCTCGGGCAGGACATGACTCAAAAGACGTCAGTCTAAGCCCGCCCGGGCCATGATGCATCAGCTTTCCAGCGATCCTCCGGCCAGCGCGCAGAGCTGAATCGGGTCGAGGATGTGGATTTCCTTGCCCTCGGCGGCGATCAACTCGTTCTGCTGAAAGCGGGTGAACACCCGGGACACGGTTTCCACCGCCAGGCCCAGGTAGTTGCCGATCTCGTTGCGCGACATGCTCAGGCGGAACTGGTTGGCGGAGAACCCCCGGGCGCGGAAGCGGGCAGAAAGGTTGACCAGAAAAGTGGCAATGCGCTCGTCGGCGGTTTTCTTCGAGAGCAGCAGCATCATCTGTTGGTCATCGCGGATTTCCCGGCTCATCACCCGCATCAGCTGGCGACGCAATTGCGGCAGTTGCACCGACAATTCGTCCAGCCGTTCGAAGGGAATTTCGCACACCGACGTGGTCTCCAGGGCCTGCGCCGTGACGGGGTAGGCCTCGGCGTCCATCCCGGACAGCCCGACCAGTTCGCTGGGCAAGTGAAAACCGGTGAGTTGTTCTTCGCCGCTGTCGCTGAGGCTGAAGGTCTTCAGCGCGCCGGAGCGCACGGCGTAGACAGAGTCGAACCTCTCGCCCTGGCGAAACAGGAAATCGCCCTTCTTCAGCGGGCGCCCGCGTTTGACGATTTCGTCCAGTGCATCCATGTCTTCCATGTTCAATGAAAGCGGAAGGCACAACGGGGCCAAGCTGCAATCCTTGCAGTGGGTCTGGGTGTGAGCGCGCAGTTTGACTGGCTCAGACATCGGGTAATTCCTTTTGCAGAAACACACATAAGTCGTAAGGGTAACTCAGCGGTCAACCCTGCGACTACCACGCGCCTTCCATGGCCAGAAATGATTCCTCCGCGCCAGGCGGAACGTTTCTGTATCACCTGGGCCTATATCACCTGGGAATAGCGCTGACGGTTCTGCGTGCCCAGATACCCGTCGAACACCATGCAGATCGAGCGCACCAGCAGTCGTCCCGCCGGCGTGACGGTGATACCTGTCGGGCCCAGATGAATCAGCCCATTCGTGGCCATGGTCAGCAATTGC encodes the following:
- the fnr gene encoding fumarate/nitrate reduction transcriptional regulator Fnr, whose amino-acid sequence is MSEPVKLRAHTQTHCKDCSLAPLCLPLSLNMEDMDALDEIVKRGRPLKKGDFLFRQGERFDSVYAVRSGALKTFSLSDSGEEQLTGFHLPSELVGLSGMDAEAYPVTAQALETTSVCEIPFERLDELSVQLPQLRRQLMRVMSREIRDDQQMMLLLSKKTADERIATFLVNLSARFRARGFSANQFRLSMSRNEIGNYLGLAVETVSRVFTRFQQNELIAAEGKEIHILDPIQLCALAGGSLES
- the acpA gene encoding acid phosphatase, giving the protein MSKKPEDPAQASTTQAPVDGSRRRFLGGVAVLGAGATLSGVVGAAEAAVEGKPATATMLTGPALDKALQDNVKTIVVIYGENRSFNNLFANFPGVEQPLSAVKADQYRQRDRDGKVLDTLPQCWGGVCQIGPQSVDGVTYATGVQYQENLPNAPFPLKGPSGEDLPLSIVTRDLWHVFYQNQMQINGGKNDAFVAWADSGGLTMGYYAQTQYSLRLWDVAKEFVLCDNFFQGAFGGSFLNHQYLISARAPFYPDAANSPAKSQIAALESSDPLDYRLKPLEKSPASAMTGPPQFGPSALTPDGYGVNTMAPPYWPTWLRDKEKPDYSQPGLANVLVPQTHDHIGDKLSKKNVDWAWYAGAWQVTLDEYKDSTGIPKIPNFQYHHQPFNYFKQQGPDNPAERKKRLRDGGLGDESSTNKFLADAEAGKLPAVTFYKPQGNLNMHAGYADIAAGDRHIDRAIKVLRNSPQWKNMVIVITVDENGGWWDHVAPPKGDRWGPGTRVPAIVISPFARKGTVDHTVYDTASILRLITRVHGLEKLEGLTERDNAMAARGQAPMGDLSNALQFPV
- the dnaX gene encoding DNA polymerase III subunit gamma/tau translates to MSYQVLARKWRPRSFREMVGQTHVLKALINALDSQRLHHAYLFTGTRGVGKTTIARIIAKCLNCETGITSTPCGECSVCREIDEGRFVDLIEIDAASRTKVEDTRELLDNVQYAPSRGRFKVYLIDEVHMLSSHSFNALLKTLEEPPPYVKFILATTDPQKLPATILSRCLQFSLKNMTPERVVEHLTHVLGVENVPFEDDALWLLGRAADGSMRDAMSLTDQAIAFGEGKVLAADVRAMLGTLDHGQVFDVLAALIEGDARSLLEAVRHLAEQGPDWSGVLSEILNVLHRVAIAQALPEGVDNGHGDRDRVLALAQALPAEDVQFYYQMGLIGRRDLPLAPDPRGGFEMVLLRMLAFRPADADNAPTQPLKSVGINPATVDSRTAVASSASAASNPVTAPSPAPVIDKPAPVAVPDAQPAPAAVAEEEVDLPWNEPKVAPPATANEPESEPSAQPASESVAEIPEPVLDTVAEQPDLTPMPAPAPASPVPDAPEVASSEQLQAAADAVTPQMIEHVPDAAPYVPAPMERDDEPPPDDDYNEPDIDIDPASFAYLDDLAHEAVEAVEKEPELLPASKPATGLAADWLELFPKLPISGMTGSIAANCTLISVEGDNWLLHLDPAHSALFNSTQQRRLNDALNQYHERTLNLSIELIKPEQETPAQAAARRRADRQKQAEAAIHGDPFIQQMMQQFGASIREDTIAPVDAPAQAPV
- a CDS encoding NADP-dependent oxidoreductase is translated as MTQELILNQRVVLASRPQGAPTPENFRLEREALPDLQDGQVQLRTLYLSLDPYMRGRMSDAPSYAAPVEIDAVMEGGAVSVVEQSRNPKFKEGDLVVGQTGWQTHSISDGSNLLMAPKDLPSPSMAVGVLGMPGITGYMGLMDIGKPQAGETLVVAAASGAVGSVVGQVAKLNGLRVVGVAGGEDKCRYVVDELGFDACIDHRSDDFAEQLKAAVPNGIDIYFELVGGKVLEAVIPLLNERARVPLCGLIAHYNAQSEPEGPNRLPLLMRTLLTKRAKIQGFIVYEEYYHRLEEFMQAMIPLVKDGKVKFREDVVEGLENAPDAFIGLLDGKNFGKLVVKVS
- the recR gene encoding recombination mediator RecR; the protein is MSFSPLIRQLIDSLRILPGVGQKTAQRMALQLLERDRSGGSRLSQALSQAMEGVGHCKQCRTLTEEELCPQCSDVRRDDTLLCVVEGPMDVYAVEQTGYRGRYFVLKGHLSPLDGLGPEAIGIPQLVARIEEQASFTEVILATNPTVEGEATAHYIAQLLTNKGLITSRIAHGVPLGGELELVDGGTLAHSFAGRKPIQL
- a CDS encoding substrate-binding periplasmic protein, which gives rise to MRVWVMSAMGLLSATAAAEGPPLRFAVADSWSMPLMQVGSSGPEAGILFDIMESLARQIGQTAQYRVYPRMRIQAATERGEVDVRCYAAQSWLPDMSGDYTWSLPLLTQRNVMVGSAYDTAPFQLSAILGDHIGTVLGYSYPVLDPLFATRDLIREDARLQEQVLQKLSAHRYRYAVDTQWSLDWYNRDRKADEKLRPVWVIDEQPVGCVARNDPSVPAQRIMRTLLRMKMSGEIERIVERYQVHSGNPDDPY
- a CDS encoding YbaB/EbfC family nucleoid-associated protein, with the translated sequence MMKGGMAGLMKQAQQMQEKMAKMQEELANAEVTGQSGAGLVSVVMTGRHDVKRVSLDDSLMQEEKEILEDLIAAAVNDAVRKIEAASQEKTASMTAGMQLPPGMKMPF
- a CDS encoding adenine phosphoribosyltransferase, with protein sequence MIFDELSIKSLIRPVVDFPKPGVIFRDITPLFQSPKALRLVIDSFIQRYIDAEFTHVGAMDARGFLIGSIVAYELNKPLVLFRKQGKLPADVLAEAYQTEYGEALLEVHADSLCDGDSVVMFDDLIATGGTLVAAANLIRRMGAKVHEAAAIIDLPELGGSQRLRDMAIPTFCLTEFALTDK